The following proteins are encoded in a genomic region of Variovorax paradoxus:
- a CDS encoding type I polyketide synthase, which yields MSTPHELSEPTGIEIAIVGMAGRFPGADDVDAFWRNVQGGVESVSRFTDDALRARGVPQSLLDDPEYVKAGVRFDGFDQFDAGFFGYTPREAETLDPQQRVFLECAWASLEHAGCDVARWPGKVGVYAGEGTNLYLIRNLLPSFGLNAESGIADLLGLMNGNSGGSLCTRVAYKLDLRGPAVTVQTACSTSLVAVHTACQALLGHDCDMALAGGVWLNLLQEGGYRYQAGAILSPDGHCRAFDAKAAGTLIGSGAGVVVLKRLDDALRDGDSIHAVIKASAANNDGAAKVGFTAPSVDGQAEVIRAAQLIAGVAADTIGYVEAHGTGTTLGDPIEIAALTQAFRADTERRGFCAIGSVKTNIGHLDAAAGVAGLIKATMALKHRVLPPSLHFEQPNPQIDFAASPFYVNTEARPWVEGRVPRRAGVSSFGIGGTNVHVVLEEAPVAVNAVAAPAWQVLPVSAKSEAALAQGRTQLAAHLQAQPAQALQDVAHTLQTGRRAFAWRSAVVANDPEMAAQMLSSPAAASRQAPASAPEVVFLFPGSGSQHAFMGAALYRERAVFREALDRCMALLRAQSGIDLHPLLFPAAGDEALANERLFHIEVAQPALFAVEYAMAQWWLHGGVKPALMMGHSLGEYVAACVAGVFSLDDALRIVAQRARLVQVLSAGAMLAVPLPESELAPFLAAGCDLAAVNGEQLCVLAGTPEAIARAEEELRARQHLPRRLHVAVAFHSRLVDPAVAALEQLIASVPRHAPRIPFISNLTGLPITAQEATSPAYWGRHLRNTVRFADGLRHIFDKPGRVVLEVGPGETLTGLARQHPGSSSAAGLWASQAHAQQTARNSQQLANAVAGLWTAGVDIDWSALHEGSERRRVPLPTYAFQRQRYWVDAGDAARPSSPSAAPGLFYAPNWQRSTPLPRAAQRADRTGCTLVLGDANSFTDRLARTLRERGEQVVLALRGTRFARTASGQYTVRSGERADHEALLRAVEAEAGTVHSLHHLWSLDGDRPAPSHAEVFDAGCFSLLALAQALDAVGGSGRAPLALTIVTDRIEDVAGTEALAPEKATLLGIAKVLGQEYPSVACRVIDVVLPAPESAAESDLARRIADEAASAQDDFVVAYRGPHRWTKNYEPLPAQPATPRLREGGVYLITGGMGGVGLALARHLSRAWKARLVLLGRTPLPMRGDWERIVASGDEPAALRRKLRQLIELETAGAQVLTVTADVTDAAQLGEALAAAHARFGAIHGVVHAVMDPGLGMIAQRTRAQVEAAFAPKVAGTRALLDALRGEPLDFVLFCSSIATLVGGLGRSDYAASNAYLDALATAHRRTSALPVFSVNWDAWRDVGAAADMDLPEGVGLDERTGVLAFERIVNGPDLPQTVVSVSPLAPRLRPLTNLLDDMDAAPAAEARASHARPALSTPFAAPEGELEEGLAALWAEALGIAPVGAHDNLFELGGDSLLAIRLLSRVRKAYGVELQPADFFKAPTVAELAALVELKLIEEIERETPTTDDLHPAADRITASFSS from the coding sequence TCCCGGCGCCGACGATGTGGACGCCTTCTGGCGCAATGTGCAGGGCGGCGTGGAGTCGGTCTCGCGCTTCACCGACGATGCACTGCGCGCGCGCGGCGTGCCGCAAAGCCTGCTGGACGATCCCGAGTACGTGAAGGCCGGCGTGCGCTTCGACGGCTTCGACCAGTTCGATGCGGGCTTCTTCGGCTACACGCCGCGCGAAGCCGAAACCCTCGATCCGCAGCAGCGCGTCTTCCTGGAGTGCGCCTGGGCTTCGCTCGAACACGCGGGCTGCGACGTCGCGCGCTGGCCGGGCAAGGTCGGCGTCTATGCGGGCGAGGGCACCAACCTGTACCTGATCCGCAACCTGCTGCCGTCCTTTGGCCTCAACGCCGAGAGCGGCATCGCCGACCTGCTGGGGCTGATGAACGGCAACTCCGGCGGCTCGCTGTGCACGCGCGTCGCCTACAAGCTCGACCTGCGCGGCCCCGCGGTCACCGTGCAGACCGCCTGCTCGACATCGCTCGTCGCCGTGCACACCGCATGCCAGGCCCTGCTGGGCCACGACTGCGACATGGCCCTGGCGGGCGGCGTGTGGCTCAACCTGCTGCAGGAGGGCGGCTACCGCTACCAGGCGGGCGCCATCCTCTCGCCCGACGGCCACTGCCGCGCCTTCGACGCGAAGGCCGCGGGCACGCTGATCGGCAGCGGCGCCGGCGTGGTCGTGCTCAAGCGCCTGGACGATGCGCTGCGCGATGGCGACAGCATCCACGCGGTGATCAAGGCCTCGGCCGCCAACAACGACGGCGCCGCCAAGGTCGGTTTCACGGCGCCCAGCGTCGACGGGCAGGCCGAGGTCATTCGCGCGGCGCAGCTCATCGCGGGCGTGGCGGCGGACACCATCGGCTATGTGGAAGCGCACGGCACCGGCACCACGCTCGGCGACCCGATCGAGATCGCTGCGCTCACCCAGGCCTTTCGCGCCGACACCGAGCGGCGCGGCTTCTGCGCCATCGGCTCCGTGAAGACCAACATCGGCCACCTCGATGCCGCGGCCGGCGTGGCGGGGCTCATCAAGGCGACGATGGCGCTCAAGCACCGCGTGCTGCCGCCGAGCCTGCATTTCGAGCAGCCCAATCCGCAGATCGATTTCGCGGCCAGCCCGTTCTATGTGAACACCGAGGCGCGGCCTTGGGTCGAGGGGCGGGTGCCGCGGCGTGCTGGCGTGAGTTCGTTCGGCATCGGCGGCACCAATGTGCACGTCGTGCTCGAAGAGGCACCGGTCGCGGTGAATGCGGTGGCGGCGCCGGCATGGCAGGTCTTGCCCGTGTCGGCCAAGAGCGAGGCGGCTCTGGCCCAAGGCCGGACACAACTCGCGGCGCATCTGCAGGCGCAACCCGCACAGGCGCTGCAGGACGTGGCGCACACCCTGCAAACCGGACGCCGTGCCTTCGCATGGCGCAGCGCAGTGGTGGCGAACGATCCGGAGATGGCCGCTCAGATGCTGTCTTCCCCGGCCGCCGCATCTCGCCAGGCGCCGGCTTCCGCGCCCGAGGTGGTCTTTCTGTTTCCGGGCAGCGGCAGCCAGCATGCCTTCATGGGCGCGGCGCTCTATCGCGAGCGCGCCGTGTTCCGCGAGGCGCTTGATCGCTGCATGGCCTTGCTGCGCGCGCAAAGCGGCATCGACCTGCACCCGCTGTTGTTCCCCGCCGCCGGCGATGAAGCGCTGGCGAACGAGCGCCTGTTCCACATCGAGGTCGCGCAGCCGGCGCTCTTTGCCGTCGAGTACGCCATGGCGCAGTGGTGGCTGCACGGCGGCGTGAAGCCCGCGCTGATGATGGGCCACAGCCTCGGCGAATACGTCGCCGCCTGCGTGGCGGGCGTGTTCTCGCTGGACGATGCGCTGCGCATCGTCGCGCAGCGTGCGCGCCTCGTGCAGGTGCTGTCGGCCGGCGCCATGCTCGCCGTGCCGCTGCCGGAATCCGAACTCGCGCCGTTCCTCGCGGCGGGCTGCGACCTCGCGGCGGTGAATGGCGAACAGCTCTGCGTGCTGGCCGGCACGCCCGAAGCCATCGCTCGCGCCGAGGAAGAACTGCGTGCGCGCCAGCATCTGCCGCGCCGCCTGCATGTCGCCGTGGCCTTCCATTCACGGCTGGTCGATCCGGCCGTGGCCGCGCTGGAGCAACTGATCGCCTCGGTGCCGCGCCACGCGCCGCGCATCCCCTTCATCTCCAACCTCACCGGGCTGCCGATCACCGCGCAGGAGGCGACCAGCCCCGCGTACTGGGGCCGGCACCTGCGCAACACCGTGCGCTTCGCCGATGGCCTGCGCCACATCTTCGACAAGCCCGGCCGCGTGGTGCTCGAAGTCGGCCCGGGCGAGACGCTGACGGGGCTCGCGCGCCAGCATCCGGGCAGCAGCTCGGCCGCAGGCCTCTGGGCCAGCCAAGCGCATGCGCAGCAGACTGCGCGCAACAGCCAGCAACTGGCGAATGCCGTGGCCGGCCTGTGGACCGCCGGTGTCGACATTGACTGGTCTGCGCTCCATGAAGGCAGCGAGCGCCGCCGCGTGCCGTTGCCGACCTATGCCTTCCAGCGCCAGCGCTACTGGGTCGACGCCGGGGATGCCGCACGGCCCTCGTCGCCCAGTGCCGCACCCGGTCTTTTCTATGCACCGAACTGGCAGCGAAGCACGCCGTTGCCGCGCGCTGCGCAGCGTGCCGACAGAACCGGGTGCACGCTGGTCCTGGGCGATGCCAACAGCTTCACCGACCGGCTCGCCCGCACGCTGCGGGAGCGCGGCGAACAGGTGGTGCTGGCCTTGCGCGGTACGCGCTTTGCACGCACCGCATCTGGGCAGTACACGGTGCGATCAGGCGAACGCGCCGACCACGAAGCGCTGCTGCGCGCGGTGGAAGCCGAAGCGGGGACTGTGCACAGCCTCCATCACCTGTGGAGCCTGGACGGCGACCGGCCCGCGCCATCGCATGCGGAGGTCTTCGACGCCGGCTGCTTCAGCCTGCTCGCACTGGCCCAGGCGCTCGACGCCGTCGGCGGATCGGGCCGGGCCCCGCTGGCGCTGACCATCGTCACCGACCGTATCGAGGATGTCGCCGGCACCGAGGCGCTGGCGCCCGAGAAGGCGACCCTGCTCGGCATCGCCAAGGTGCTGGGCCAGGAATACCCGTCGGTCGCTTGCCGCGTCATCGACGTGGTGCTGCCTGCACCGGAAAGCGCCGCCGAAAGCGACCTGGCGCGCCGCATCGCCGATGAGGCGGCGTCCGCGCAGGACGACTTCGTGGTGGCCTACCGCGGACCGCACCGCTGGACCAAGAACTACGAGCCGCTGCCTGCGCAACCCGCCACGCCGCGGCTTCGTGAAGGCGGCGTGTACCTCATCACCGGCGGCATGGGCGGCGTAGGCCTCGCCCTGGCGCGGCACCTGAGCCGCGCATGGAAGGCCCGCCTGGTGCTGCTCGGCCGCACGCCGCTGCCCATGCGCGGCGACTGGGAGCGCATCGTCGCATCGGGCGATGAGCCCGCGGCACTGCGCCGCAAGCTGCGGCAGCTGATCGAACTCGAAACCGCCGGCGCGCAGGTGCTGACAGTGACGGCGGATGTGACCGATGCCGCCCAGCTGGGCGAAGCCCTGGCGGCCGCGCATGCGCGCTTCGGCGCGATCCACGGCGTGGTTCACGCCGTCATGGACCCGGGACTCGGCATGATCGCCCAGCGCACCCGGGCGCAGGTGGAAGCGGCCTTCGCGCCGAAGGTGGCGGGCACTCGCGCCTTGCTCGATGCGCTGCGCGGCGAGCCGCTGGATTTCGTGCTCTTCTGCTCTTCCATCGCCACGCTCGTCGGTGGCCTGGGCCGCAGCGACTATGCCGCTTCCAATGCCTACCTCGACGCGCTGGCGACGGCGCACCGCCGCACTTCGGCGCTGCCGGTGTTCTCGGTGAACTGGGACGCCTGGCGCGATGTCGGCGCCGCGGCCGACATGGACCTGCCCGAGGGCGTCGGCCTCGACGAGCGCACCGGCGTGCTCGCCTTCGAGCGCATCGTCAACGGGCCCGACCTGCCGCAGACGGTGGTCTCCGTTTCGCCGCTGGCGCCGCGCCTGCGACCGCTGACCAACCTGCTCGACGACATGGACGCCGCGCCGGCGGCCGAAGCCCGCGCCAGCCATGCGCGTCCGGCGCTGTCCACCCCGTTCGCCGCGCCCGAAGGCGAACTGGAAGAAGGCCTGGCCGCGCTGTGGGCCGAAGCGCTCGGCATCGCGCCCGTGGGCGCGCACGACAACCTGTTCGAGTTGGGCGGTGACTCGCTGCTGGCGATTCGCCTGTTGTCCCGCGTGCGCAAGGCCTATGGCGTGGAGCTGCAGCCGGCCGATTTCTTCAAGGCGCCGACTGTGGCCGAGCTGGCCGCGCTCGTCGAGCTGAAGCTGATCGAGGAGATCGAGCGCGAGACCCCGACCACCGACGACCTGCATCCGGCAGCGGATCGCATCACTGCAAGTTTTTCATCATGA
- a CDS encoding amino acid adenylation domain-containing protein — protein sequence MSDTPLLSERRARLSPEQLSLLQRRLKQGGNAAPAREAIVRGHIDGPVHVSFAQQGQWFLWQLNPANTAYHVGGGLGFSGTLDVAVLQEAMQAIAKRHEALRTVFGPGPEGLPEQRVLAEVRIDIPFVDLSVLDAAARESRYGEAVAQVCRTAFDLTTGPLLRCALLKMADGEHQLLLMMHHIISDAWSVQLMLDDLAEAYALQTQGMPDMRPRPEIGYVDFSLWQRKWLDDGEGDQQLAYWRERLGASQPVLALTTDRPRSAEANYSAAQHSLDISAGLAQDLKQLARAQGGTLFMALLTAFHALLFRYTGQNEIRVGVPVAGRSRPETSGVIGIFINTLVLDARLHAQTSLAELFAQVQGTSLEAQAHQDLPFERVVQALRAEHGHTAAPLFQVMFNHLGQGDRPLRGWPDLQVRRIDLEERAAPFELTLETVEREDGGIQANFRYAAELFEPETIERMAGHYQRVLEALVRLPASTLGELDLLGDAEQARLAQWGVNTHRRGEAQCVHRLIEQQAAECPDATALIFGTEALSYGELNRRANQLAHRLIEAGVRPEVKVGVALERSTELVVGLLAILKAGGAYVPLDPEYPVDRIAYMVEDSALALVLTQERLKERLPQKAGVPMLALDTLELIGCPESNPVVALHSENLAYVIYTSGSTGKPKGAANRHGALYNRLVWMQQAYKLGEADTVLQKTPFSFDVSVWEFFWPLMFGARLAVANPGDHREPARLAQLIRTHEVSTLHFVPSMLQAFLAHPDIEACTSLRRIVSSGEALPAEAQNEVFRRLPQAALYNLYGPTEAAVDVTHWTCRDDGRSKVAIGQPIDDTQTYVLDAELNLMPPGAAGELYLGGAGLARGYVQRAALTAERFVADPFNSESRGRLYRTGDLVRWNSEGQLDYLGRIDHQVKIRGFRIELGEIEAQLLAQPEVREAVVVASHGAGGARLVAYVSAQAGHAIDTARLREHLGRALPDYMVPSLVVVLETLPLNANGKVDRKALPEPERASTQAYEAPQGGTEEALAAIWTEVLGVPRVGRHDNFFDLGGHSLMSVQVVARVQAAMHADLTVADIFRQPVLMDMARLIAGAGERKPVAQSLSDIDAFMDSLEIA from the coding sequence ATGAGCGATACACCTCTTCTTTCCGAACGGCGCGCGAGGCTCTCGCCCGAGCAGCTGAGTCTGCTGCAGCGCCGGTTGAAGCAAGGCGGCAATGCGGCACCCGCGCGCGAGGCCATCGTGCGCGGCCACATCGACGGCCCCGTGCACGTGTCCTTCGCACAGCAGGGCCAGTGGTTCCTGTGGCAGCTGAACCCCGCGAACACCGCCTACCACGTCGGTGGCGGCCTGGGCTTTTCGGGGACGCTCGACGTGGCGGTGCTGCAGGAAGCGATGCAGGCCATCGCAAAGCGCCACGAGGCGTTGCGGACCGTGTTCGGACCCGGTCCCGAAGGCCTGCCGGAGCAGCGCGTCCTGGCGGAAGTGCGCATCGACATTCCCTTCGTCGACCTCAGCGTGCTCGATGCCGCTGCGCGCGAATCCCGCTATGGCGAGGCGGTGGCCCAGGTCTGCCGCACGGCCTTCGATCTGACGACCGGCCCGCTGTTGCGCTGCGCCTTGCTGAAGATGGCGGATGGCGAGCACCAGCTGCTGCTCATGATGCATCACATCATCTCCGACGCATGGTCGGTCCAGCTCATGCTCGACGACCTTGCCGAGGCGTACGCCCTGCAAACGCAGGGCATGCCCGACATGCGGCCCAGGCCGGAGATCGGCTACGTCGACTTCAGTCTGTGGCAGCGCAAGTGGCTGGACGATGGCGAAGGCGACCAGCAACTGGCCTACTGGCGCGAGCGCCTCGGCGCCAGCCAGCCGGTGCTCGCGCTGACCACCGACCGGCCGCGTTCCGCCGAAGCCAACTACAGCGCGGCACAGCATTCGCTCGACATTTCCGCAGGCCTCGCGCAGGACCTGAAGCAGCTCGCACGCGCGCAGGGCGGCACCTTGTTCATGGCGCTGCTCACGGCGTTCCACGCCTTGCTGTTCCGCTACACGGGCCAGAACGAGATTCGCGTCGGTGTGCCGGTGGCGGGCCGTAGTCGGCCGGAGACCTCGGGTGTCATCGGCATCTTTATCAACACGCTGGTGCTCGATGCGCGCCTGCATGCGCAAACGAGCCTGGCCGAACTGTTCGCGCAGGTCCAGGGCACCTCGCTCGAAGCCCAGGCGCACCAGGACCTGCCGTTCGAACGCGTGGTGCAGGCGTTGCGCGCGGAGCACGGGCACACCGCGGCGCCGCTGTTCCAGGTGATGTTCAACCACCTGGGGCAGGGGGACAGGCCGCTGCGGGGCTGGCCCGATCTGCAGGTGCGGCGCATCGACCTCGAGGAACGCGCGGCGCCCTTCGAGCTGACGCTGGAAACCGTCGAACGCGAAGACGGCGGCATCCAGGCCAACTTCCGCTATGCGGCCGAACTGTTCGAACCGGAGACCATCGAACGCATGGCGGGCCACTACCAGCGCGTGCTCGAGGCGCTCGTGCGCCTGCCGGCATCGACGCTCGGCGAACTGGATCTGCTGGGCGATGCGGAGCAGGCCCGGCTCGCGCAGTGGGGCGTCAACACCCATCGCCGCGGCGAAGCGCAATGCGTGCACCGCCTGATCGAGCAGCAGGCCGCCGAATGCCCGGATGCCACCGCGCTGATCTTCGGCACGGAAGCGTTGAGCTATGGCGAACTCAACCGCCGCGCCAACCAGCTCGCGCACCGCCTCATCGAAGCGGGTGTGCGCCCCGAGGTGAAGGTCGGCGTGGCGCTGGAGCGCAGCACCGAACTGGTGGTCGGCCTGCTGGCCATCCTCAAGGCGGGCGGCGCCTATGTGCCGCTCGATCCGGAATACCCGGTCGACCGCATCGCCTACATGGTCGAAGACAGTGCGCTCGCTTTGGTGCTCACGCAGGAGCGCCTGAAAGAACGGCTGCCGCAGAAGGCCGGCGTGCCCATGCTCGCGCTCGACACGCTGGAGCTGATCGGCTGTCCGGAAAGCAACCCCGTGGTGGCGCTCCACAGCGAGAACCTGGCCTATGTGATCTACACCTCCGGATCGACCGGCAAGCCCAAGGGCGCGGCCAACCGCCACGGCGCGCTCTACAACCGCCTGGTGTGGATGCAGCAGGCCTACAAGCTCGGCGAAGCGGACACCGTGCTGCAGAAGACACCGTTCAGCTTCGACGTGTCGGTGTGGGAGTTCTTCTGGCCGCTGATGTTCGGTGCCCGGCTGGCCGTGGCCAACCCCGGTGACCACCGCGAACCGGCGCGCCTCGCGCAATTGATCCGCACGCATGAAGTGAGCACGCTGCATTTCGTGCCCTCGATGCTCCAGGCCTTTCTTGCGCACCCCGATATCGAAGCTTGCACCAGCTTGCGGCGCATCGTCAGCAGCGGCGAGGCGCTGCCCGCCGAGGCGCAGAACGAGGTGTTCAGGCGGCTGCCGCAGGCCGCGCTCTACAACCTCTATGGCCCCACCGAGGCCGCCGTCGACGTGACCCACTGGACCTGCCGCGACGACGGCCGCAGCAAGGTGGCGATCGGGCAGCCGATCGACGACACGCAGACCTATGTGCTCGATGCCGAACTGAACCTGATGCCACCGGGCGCCGCGGGCGAGCTTTACCTGGGCGGTGCGGGGCTTGCGCGCGGGTACGTGCAGCGTGCGGCCCTGACCGCGGAGCGCTTCGTGGCCGATCCGTTCAATAGCGAAAGCCGTGGCCGGCTCTACCGCACCGGCGACCTCGTGCGCTGGAACAGCGAAGGCCAGCTCGATTACCTGGGCCGTATCGACCACCAGGTGAAGATCCGCGGTTTTCGCATCGAGCTGGGCGAGATCGAGGCGCAGCTGCTTGCGCAGCCCGAAGTGCGCGAAGCCGTGGTCGTTGCGAGCCACGGCGCGGGCGGGGCGCGGCTCGTGGCCTATGTCTCGGCGCAGGCCGGGCACGCCATCGACACCGCGCGCCTGCGCGAACACCTGGGCCGAGCGCTGCCCGACTACATGGTGCCCAGCCTTGTCGTGGTGCTGGAGACCTTGCCGCTGAACGCCAACGGCAAGGTCGACCGCAAGGCATTGCCCGAGCCCGAGCGCGCGAGCACCCAGGCCTACGAAGCGCCGCAGGGCGGCACCGAAGAAGCGCTGGCGGCAATCTGGACCGAGGTGCTCGGCGTGCCGCGCGTGGGCCGGCACGACAACTTCTTCGACCTCGGCGGGCATTCGCTCATGTCCGTGCAGGTGGTCGCCCGGGTGCAGGCCGCAATGCATGCGGACCTGACGGTCGCCGACATTTTCAGGCAGCCCGTTCTCATGGACATGGCTCGACTCATTGCAGGTGCCGGCGAAAGGAAACCCGTGGCCCAGTCTCTCTCCGACATCGACGCCTTCATGGACAGCCTGGAGATCGCTTGA